Genomic segment of Arachis hypogaea cultivar Tifrunner chromosome 16, arahy.Tifrunner.gnm2.J5K5, whole genome shotgun sequence:
TATCTAAATCAGCTGTGTTTTTTAGCAATAATACCCCGGAGAAAATGAGAACCGCCTTGGCTAACAGGCTCAACATTAGATACATAGGAGCACAGGACAAGTATTTGGGGCTCCCTTCAACGGTTAATCGGTCGAAGAAAGAGACATTTGGGGCtattaaagaaaaagtgagagAAAAGATCCAGGGGTGGAAACGACATTTACTATCTACGTCAGGTAGACATGTACTAATTAAGGCAGTCGGGGAGGCCATTCCTATTTACACACTCTCTTGCTTCAGGCTTCCAGATACGTTAATTTGCGAGATTCACAGTATTCTCACCCAATTTTGGTGGGGCAAAAAGGAACAGAAAGAAAGATGGCGTGGATTAGTTGGGACACCATGTCTAGACCAAAGAAGGAGGGTGGCCTTGGTTTTAAAGACCTGCGAGCTCAGAACCTAGCGCTACTTGCTAAACAATGCTGGAAACTAGCTACACAACCTCAATCATTATTGTCCAAAATTTTCAAAGGCAAGTACTACCGTTACAGCAATATCATGAGAGCAGAGACAGGAAACCAACCTTCTTGGGGCTGGAGAAGTCTCTTAGAGGGCCGCAAAGTTCTAGAAAAAGGCATATGTTGGAGGGTAGGCAATGGGAACAGCATTCGCGTTTCCCAGGATCCGTGGGTAGCTACATCCCAACCTTTCCTTGTCTCACACAGCTCAGTCATCAGCAATCAGAATTTAAAAGTAGCATGGGTGAATGAGCTAATCATGCCTAGCAAACAATGGAACCTGGAATTAATCAACAGTATTTTCTCTTCAGACATGACTAATCGTATTTCACTAATAaaaattgaggaaggtgatgatcatctattttgggccaaaaccaaAAGCGAAAAATATGAAGTCAGCTCAGGCTACCAAATTGCCTACCTGTTCTATCATTCTCCAATTGATTATTGCCCCAAATTGATGCAACACAAAGCCACATGGGTGGAGCTCTGGAAAATGCCCCTACTTCCAAAAATCAAGTTTTTCCTCTGGCGATGTTTGCACGAGAAGCTCCTGGTTCTGGAGAACCTCCACCGTTGCATCCACACAATATCCCCTCTCTGTAGGCGTTGCAATCTCAGTCCAGAAACCATTTGTCACTGTTTATTCTTCTGCCAAAAATCAAAGGAGGCCTGGGATAGAAGTTCATTACCTGGGTTAGTTTGTGGAGATGGGTCCTTCTCCTTCTGGCGAACGTGGTTGGAAAGTGTAGGCAAGCTCAAGAGGCGGAGAAGCAACAACCGTGACTTTCAGATGTTGGCGATTATGTGTTGGCAAATCTGGAAATCAAGGAACCGGCTCATCTTTGAACATGATTCTGAAGGAATAGAACAAATTCTTACTTCAACTAGCAACCTTCTTCAAGACATGCAAGGCCACATACCTTAATTTTCTACTGGAGTGTTTCATCTTCTTTTTTCTAAGCTTTTGCGTTTTTACTCGTTAAAGAGCTTTTGGGAGATCCCCAATTCCTGTACTGCTGTCCTAGGAATGGACAATATCTATTTTATCCAATTGAATAAAATActttacttttgaaaaaaaaaatacaatacatCAGGATTCAAGAGATTATTATCTGAAAATACtatgttttatattaaaaatatttttattatttttaactaaaaaagatgaaatacaaaaaatattattttcaattttgtattgttttttaaaaatgttttcgttaaaaatatttttaaaatgttcaaTTAATgatattttcatatgaaaaaaatGCCCAAACCAATCAGTCCCttaatattcaataataataGTAAGAATCTAATCATCAATGCAAATTTTGTACATCTATTAAAATataacatttatattttttattaatagtaattTTGTGGATTAAAGTATATGACAGCTAAATCTTAAtgataattaaaaaacaaaaaatttgctGACATGAAGCATTCATTTAACCAGCCTAGTATAATTAGAATATTCCATTATGAATCAAATAGTTAtagtttcattttcttcttgAATATAGAAACATAAACATCTAAAAACAGTACTAACTAGTAGAGCTATCATATATCTCAATTAACAAATGGATGATGATTTCTTACAATGATGATAAACTGGCATACTACAAAAATGAGTGCCACAATTTTAACAAGATGTTTTGGCTTTATTACAGACAAACTAACaccggtttttttttatatatacatctcCACATTCATGAAAATAGACTCAATTCAATTAATTAAACATTGTTGAAGCTTCCGTGTTCTTTAATTATATGATTAACAAAAGACCAAGTGATGCACAGACCAACGAATACCAAAACTATCCATATAAATAATGAATTTGTGGtatttattttaacattttaatttattttccttaaATGTTGAGTCTGCCCAACTCAGCTTGCAATGTCTATATGATAGTAATACGTTATTTAAGGAGTTAACCTTTTAAGAGAATGCATTTGTATttctttaacttattttttaaaaaatccttgAATTTCCCAAgaaaaaaatcctttttattatcatttttttttcacaatattAATTGCCCCAAGCAACCACAGAACCACTGATTAATAATGTCTTATACTActatatatctttttttatatttatcttattttaaagaaTATACATATCTACTATATTtgcaaaaaaacataaaaataaatacataaagaaGAATATTAAAAGggtataaaaaatatgcataaataaataaagaagaactCTCTACacgaatataaataaatatattaaattcatGAGTAGagtagttttattaaatttgtaaaataaaGTTTAACTTAACCCATTCGTCTCTATCTCTTGTTTATACAACATGACTATgtgtacataaaaaaaaaaatcaatattcaaCAATATCTTTGAAAAtcgatataaaaaaaagaaaaaaaaagataaaataaaaataaaaaattaagaaaaaaaaaagatggttCACTAAATTATctagttgattttttttattatgattaattcATCAAAAGTGAACCAGATCTTCTGGGATCCGTAATATTAATCTTCCAATGTTGATCAGGCAAACCTAATTTGGAAGCTTTTCTTCTCTCCCAATTGAGGTTTGTACGACGTCGTTTTGTGAGCCTACACATGCGTTGAAGCTTTTTGTCCATTTGGTCATGCAGCTGCCACCACTTATGATGTGCCACGTCACTAGCATACACCCTTTGGTCCTCAACGTCCCAATTGCAATCATAGTCCCTATAACAATACCATGGCTTTAATCCAAGGTAGTGTATTGAGTATAGCTTTGGTGGCTCTGCCCCAAATAGATGGTTCTTCTTGCTTGCTTCTAATGTTGTGTTGGCCCAAAAATTCTTCAAGTAGTTCACCCTCCTTGGTAACCTGTTTTCATTAAATATATTCatacaaaatttaattaattaattaatttataaaactcAAGTGTACGATATTCTTAATTTTTTGGTATACAAAAAGTTTAGCTAGCTTCAACTAAAGTTACATTGTAAGAGTCATGATGCACGTCTAGACCAGATGAATCACTTAAGCCTTCAACATTAATACTagctaattatttatataaaactgtctttgtataataaaaataatagtttaaaatttttagacgataatttagttaaatatatcaaaaaattttaaattttttatttattttaaaaaatataaatatttaaataaaaattatattataagtacattaaaattagtcattaatataaaatacatattaaaatataaaatatatattttagtaactaattttgatagacgaataatatttttattaaaataaaataagtaattaatttaaGAAGAATGTAGTATTTAATAATCATAATTTTgatatgttacttttttttttcgtgAAAATAGATTAGGTTATGGAGAAAAACCTGTGCCACCAGACAAAAATCTCGTTAAGGAAGCCTTGGTCACCACCATTATATGAAACAATATCATATCTACTCTCCATCAGCACATTAAATGTGCAATTTGAAGGCTCAATCACCATAATCCCAGAATTAAATATACTCTGATCATTCCCAGTGGCCGACATTTGTGGAAAATGAAACAGAACATCAAGGTTCCTCAAAACAACAATGTCAGCATCAATAAAAATAACCTTGTCATAGTCTGTTAACTGCCACAACCGAAATTTACTGTAGTTGTACTCGTTGTAGGAGTGTTTCTCCGCCTTTGGGTTTCTAATCCGAGTTATGATTCGGATCTTCCACCCAGATGCGGAGAGTGCACGACGCTTGGCAGCAGAGATGGAGTTGTCAAGAAGGAGGATTAGGTCACGCTTGGTTCCCGTTCTGAGGAGGCTTTGTGCCAGCATTATTGCGCCACACACATAGTCGTCGGAGGAGTGAAGCACTGTAGCGTACGCCTCACGTTTTGTTTTTGCATTCTTTGTAACCATTTTTTGAATCTTCGACGTGTCATACACTTTGTCAATCCCTATAAGCCAAAagcatattattttagaaaaaaaaattgtaattttacGTGGACATTCAATTATGTAATATagtattaacaaaaataactatattttatattgacTGCGTGAATAGttatctaaaataatatatatgattaGACGACTCTATAATACTATTAAGATGAAAATTCAAGTGAAGTCAACTCTATGTAAAGCTGATATTCGAGAGTctttaaatgaaaatttagtcaaatcagtcaaattatctgaCAGttttcaggtatcaacttcacgtgaagtcaattACACCTGAATTTTCACTTACTATTAATGCATCAAACTTAAACTCATGCATTCAATTCGGTGTTTAAAACAAAGCATAATTTTTTATGGAGAATGTTAGGTAAACAATGACCATcttaaacaatatgaacaactacCAATAAAAGCACATTACACCTTCAAATTAAccatctaaatcttaatattaaaataatcatccgtaCACCTAATGAAAtcaacatccgatatatctattgttcacattatttagttcttttattgtctatctatatttttttttaatttagagaaaaataaaaaagtaacattTAGTAAAAGTGATACGTACTAGGGAGAcatacaaagaaaaacaaagttATATTTGCTACTAACTAGTTTTACTTTAAAAAGGGTTAGGAAGCCATCAATTATAGTGGTTAGCTTAGTTCATCAGATTAGGAAGAAAAGGATGCAGTAGGTTAGTTGTTGTTTAGTGACACATTATAGTAACTTTAATGAGAGAATTTCAGATATATataaagattaattattatatcaCTTGAAGGTCATTTGGTATTTTggaaattttaattatcaatagcGTGAGTCAgccaaaacaaaataataatgtgTGGGTCTAACCATCCTCCAGTTCCCTAACCAAAAGGTAATTAACTAACAACTTTGATAGAAAGATGTTGATAAATTGCAATGCAAACAATCGAACGAAATTGAATCTACAAAACTTTATCTTTACGCTAGTTCACTATATGAAATTTTTTGAAAtgctgaaaaaaaaaatgtgatgCCTTAATGGGATTTATGTATAAATCACTTATTCACGTCCTCTAATGGTTATAAATCAATCTTTATGTGTTTTGAAATTGACTCGTGTTCTTTTAACTGTTAATTTTGTATCCTGCTTCACACAATGGACGCAAATAAATGTTTTCGTTGAAAACTGTCTTGATAACTTATTTCTtagcttaaaaaaaaattataataaatcaaACAAATGCTAATTAGAATTATTCTTCCGTTAACAAACTTCTATAAACTAATATTAAAGTGCTAAACTCCAAAAGAACCAGAAGAGAAATTATTGTTTATATGCTTAGAGGAGTACTACGCTTCTCCAATTGGCATAATAATcttcaccatatatatatataatagactaTTCCACCTAATTTTTGTTTCctattatgtaattttttttaactagaaATAATGTGTGTAGTACAACATTATAACCTAtctgtctttttaaaatttatttaaacgaAATTATTAGTTGTGAATGATGTGAGATATCAGCTAATTCAACAACTTCATGAACCTTACATACAAAATAATGATAAATGTAATAAAGTATGGATGAGGTTGGCCATATCCACGTGTCAGttataaataataagaaaaagttGAAATAGATGCCGGCAAAAATACAAGCAAGCGCCTGTAGCTCAGTGGATAGAGCGTCTGTTTCCTAAGCAGAAA
This window contains:
- the LOC112697846 gene encoding UDP-glucuronate:xylan alpha-glucuronosyltransferase 2-like isoform X2, with the translated sequence MPSQGKAEKSIKMKAVMEEPQVKAPKMPKKNAMKIEKPSFFDQIMGKGVKNIGMVNFDEEEDDVSEWNMQGEKTIIPIHFEKVSSQFNWTDLFPEWIDEEEESDVPSCPDIPMPDFNVHQNMDIIVAKLPCNNNKEGWGRNVYRLQVHLIVANLAAKNKGKRDYGRLKTKVVFLSKCRPMLEIFRCNDLVKNDGDWWYYEPDLKRLEQKVSLPVGSCKLALPLWEQGIDKVYDTSKIQKMVTKNAKTKREAYATVLHSSDDYVCGAIMLAQSLLRTGTKRDLILLLDNSISAAKRRALSASGWKIRIITRIRNPKAEKHSYNEYNYSKFRLWQLTDYDKVIFIDADIVVLRNLDVLFHFPQMSATGNDQSIFNSGIMVIEPSNCTFNVLMESRYDIVSYNGGDQGFLNEIFVWWHRLPRRVNYLKNFWANTTLEASKKNHLFGAEPPKLYSIHYLGLKPWYCYRDYDCNWDVEDQRVYASDVAHHKWWQLHDQMDKKLQRMCRLTKRRRTNLNWERRKASKLGLPDQHWKINITDPRRSGSLLMN
- the LOC112697846 gene encoding UDP-glucuronate:xylan alpha-glucuronosyltransferase 2-like isoform X1 codes for the protein MMEVSSSFQKVLKTSPSRKKALVIRINLLCLAMFLIVYATLLFRPSSSIYFENAASLVKCSLRECHHKAEKSIKMKAVMEEPQVKAPKMPKKNAMKIEKPSFFDQIMGKGVKNIGMVNFDEEEDDVSEWNMQGEKTIIPIHFEKVSSQFNWTDLFPEWIDEEEESDVPSCPDIPMPDFNVHQNMDIIVAKLPCNNNKEGWGRNVYRLQVHLIVANLAAKNKGKRDYGRLKTKVVFLSKCRPMLEIFRCNDLVKNDGDWWYYEPDLKRLEQKVSLPVGSCKLALPLWEQGIDKVYDTSKIQKMVTKNAKTKREAYATVLHSSDDYVCGAIMLAQSLLRTGTKRDLILLLDNSISAAKRRALSASGWKIRIITRIRNPKAEKHSYNEYNYSKFRLWQLTDYDKVIFIDADIVVLRNLDVLFHFPQMSATGNDQSIFNSGIMVIEPSNCTFNVLMESRYDIVSYNGGDQGFLNEIFVWWHRLPRRVNYLKNFWANTTLEASKKNHLFGAEPPKLYSIHYLGLKPWYCYRDYDCNWDVEDQRVYASDVAHHKWWQLHDQMDKKLQRMCRLTKRRRTNLNWERRKASKLGLPDQHWKINITDPRRSGSLLMN